The proteins below are encoded in one region of Selenihalanaerobacter shriftii:
- a CDS encoding formate--tetrahydrofolate ligase codes for TKIYGADGVVFTDNAMKDIEKLVEQGFDNMPICMAKTQSSISDDPTKKGRPTGFKVTVREINVSAGAGFLVALTGAVMTMPGLPKVPSAEEIDVDADGNISGLF; via the coding sequence CTACTAAAATTTATGGCGCTGACGGTGTAGTCTTTACTGACAACGCTATGAAAGATATTGAGAAATTAGTTGAGCAAGGGTTTGATAATATGCCAATCTGTATGGCTAAGACTCAGTCATCTATCTCAGATGACCCAACTAAGAAAGGTAGACCAACAGGCTTTAAAGTTACAGTTAGAGAGATTAATGTATCTGCAGGAGCAGGCTTCCTAGTAGCCTTAACCGGTGCAGTTATGACAATGCCTGGTTTACCTAAAGTACCTTCTGCTGAAGAGATCGATGTTGATGCAGATGGTAACATTAGTGGTTTATTCTAA